Below is a genomic region from Geoglobus acetivorans.
GCGAATCCCTAAAAAGGAAAACCAGCATGACGACCAATGCCAGCCCCACAGCAAGTCTGAGACGCATTGATGAAGTAAACAGGTTATAAACTTTAAATATTTCGAGTCAGTCTTTCGTCAAATGATATCGATAATATTTCCTGCATATAACGAAGCGGCAAGACTGAAAAAAGCGTTTGAAAGCGTAAGAGAATACATGACAGAAAATTTTGACGAATTTGAGATAATCATAGCTGAAGACGGCTCCACTGACGGCACTGACAGAATAGCACAGAGCTTGGAGGAAAAATACTCTTTCGTCAGGCATCTGCACAGCGATGAAAGGCTTGGGAGGGGGAAAGCCCTGAACAACGCCATAAAAAACTCCAGATACCAGTTTGTCCTCTACATGGACGTTGACCTGTCCACAGATCTCAAACACATAAAAGACGTGTACGACGCCCTCGAAAGCGGTTACGACATCGCCATAGGGTCAAGACTCATGAGAGAGAGCTCCGCCAGCAGACCATTTTCAAGAGACTTTCCCTCGAAAACATACAACTTTCTCGTGAGAACTCTGCTGGGGTCAAAAATTCACGACCACCAGTGCGGATTCAAGGGCTTCAGGAAATCAAGTATCATCAGAATAATAGACAGAATAGAGGACAACCACTGGTTCTGGGATACTGAACTGCTGGTCCTTGCCCAGCGAGAGGGGCTGAAAATAAAGGAAATTCCGGTGAGTTGGAAACACGGCGGCGATTCGAAGGTGAGTGTTGCCAGGGACAGCATCTACATGCTCAGAAACATACTGAGAATGATATGAAATGCAGGTTCTGCTTCTCAGAGCTTGAAGAAGAGTTTGATTTCTGTCTTGTCTGTGGCAACCGCAATCTGAAGCTCGCGGGACTTTTTGCAGAGTCCGGAAGGCTGAACCTGGCATTATTCGGGGACGTGCAGAGAACGCTAACCTTCAGGCTTTACGGTGAATGGGAAAGTCTGAGAAACACCTTTGAGGTTGTCTGGGAAAAGCTGCACAGAAAAAGAGCAGATAAGCTGTATCTGTCGGGAGAAAGCAGAGACATTATCTCCGAAACCGAAAGAATGCTCAAACTGAGTGCCCTCTACCCTCTGGAGATCTCGGTTCTTGAACCGATGGAGAGGAATGAATTCCTCAGAACTCTGAGTGAGTTTATGACAAGCTCCGGAGAGATGGAAAAAGTGCATTTAAGGCCTGAGAGCAAGATAGGTGGGGCGCATTCGACAATCATAGGGGGGCGGGAGGGAAGAGGGCTTGTGATGAGAATAGCTGAATCAGAATTCGTGAAAAAGATTGTGCCCGGAATTATAGAAAACAAGGGAACCACCACAGGCAGTGTCAGATTGAAGCTCACGAGAAGCGATGACAGGGGGAACATAAGGGCGCTGCTCATCCACGGGGGAAGTGTCCAGCAGATTCACGTGATTACGACGGCAAGAAACAGAGAAGAGGGGGAAATGCTGATAAAAATGCTCCGCTCACTCCTTCATTAGATCCCGGT
It encodes:
- a CDS encoding dolichyl-phosphate beta-glucosyltransferase; this translates as MISIIFPAYNEAARLKKAFESVREYMTENFDEFEIIIAEDGSTDGTDRIAQSLEEKYSFVRHLHSDERLGRGKALNNAIKNSRYQFVLYMDVDLSTDLKHIKDVYDALESGYDIAIGSRLMRESSASRPFSRDFPSKTYNFLVRTLLGSKIHDHQCGFKGFRKSSIIRIIDRIEDNHWFWDTELLVLAQREGLKIKEIPVSWKHGGDSKVSVARDSIYMLRNILRMI
- a CDS encoding DUF2103 domain-containing protein, which codes for MKCRFCFSELEEEFDFCLVCGNRNLKLAGLFAESGRLNLALFGDVQRTLTFRLYGEWESLRNTFEVVWEKLHRKRADKLYLSGESRDIISETERMLKLSALYPLEISVLEPMERNEFLRTLSEFMTSSGEMEKVHLRPESKIGGAHSTIIGGREGRGLVMRIAESEFVKKIVPGIIENKGTTTGSVRLKLTRSDDRGNIRALLIHGGSVQQIHVITTARNREEGEMLIKMLRSLLH